Part of the Scomber japonicus isolate fScoJap1 chromosome 2, fScoJap1.pri, whole genome shotgun sequence genome, ACTGTTAGATCAAATTTATATCTTAAATTTCTGTGTGGGTCTCTTTGGCATAGGTTGTGATCCAGACCATCCCCACCATGGTCCCAGCCACAGCAGAGAACGGAGATAAGATCACAGTCCAGCTGGCTAAGATTATCACAATCCCAGCTCACCAGTTAGCTCAGTGTCAGCTCCAGGGCTCCACGGGTTCGGCCAAGCACAGTGTCGGGGCTTCGCCAGCGGGCATCAGCCTCCTCGGAAGCCCCCTGACGGTGCGGACCCTGGCTCCTGTCAACGTCGCCCCAGGAGCGCAAGTGATGAGACTCACAGTGCCGACACAGGGGCAGCAACAGACTCTGGTGGTGTCGCAGCCGGGAAGCGTCGGCAGCGGGGTAGTCACGGTAACGACAGCCAACCAGACGATGACGGCGCAGCCTCGCATCATCAGTGGCGTCATCAATGGCTCAGAGCTGGTGATAGGAGGGCCAGGCACCGGAGGGGTCTCTGTGGAGAAGCTGAAGGCTGCGGGTCTGCAGGTCCAAGCTGTTCAGGTGCCAATGACGATGGCAGTCCAACAGAACCAGGCGAACCCCAAAACCAACAAATCAGATGCGGTAGATGCTGAGGTGGTAATCAAACTGGAAACACCTGACGTGATAAAGACAGAAGAACCCGAGTGTTGAAACACATACGTCTACCAACATCCATGGTTACCTTCTCCCGCAGAGAGGGTTACTTTGTACATGTGTGAAGTCATTTTTTGACTCTTGTAATAACCAGCAGCAGTCTGTGAGACTTTAAAGACTCCTGAaggcctattttttttttttttttagtcccgAACCCGTCTTCACTTAATCTTCCCTGTTGCTGCCTAGAACTTTACCTAACTGAGCCGGTCTCCCTCAGAACCACACTGAAAAACCTCTTTGAGCGAAACAGTTGTGTATGGAGCTCCAGCTGCGCCCTGCAACATAGGAATACACACAAAAGACTTTTAAAGGGACTCGTTGGGGCAAAAGGTAAAAGGGACCAACATTGATCACTACAGTTAACGCCTTGTAAATGGATATCGCTATCACTGACTCAAATTGGGAAAACAGATGCACTACACTACATGATATGGCAAATAATTACAACTAACCAAAATGTGAActatcaattaaaaaaaaaaaaaaaaaacacagcggGGGAAGGGGAGGGTATAAAAGATTTTTCTAGAGATCTTCTTTTGTATTGAATTTTTGTCTCTACCGATGTTAAAACcagcaacttttttttgtttgtttgtttttacttataTCACTGTGCAGATCAAGTGTGGGTGGTGCTATAGTatgtgagagagcgagagatggagagaaagagagagagagagagagagatggggagagaaagagaaagcagagCTGCGAGAAGCTCTAACAGAGAAAGATATCAGACAGAATGGtcatgtatgtacatatatacataaatatatatatatttacctaCTATACAGTTTACGGAGCTAAAGTTAACAGAGCAGCCTTAGATTggaattttgactttttttttttttttttcatgtattgtCTGAACGGTAAgctgaaatatttgtttttttgtgttttgatacCTTGTACCAAGCACAGTATTACTGAAACGAAGGGGAACTAATACTTTTTTCTACGATGATTAGTTCTTCTGTCTGTCAGGCTGTTAATGCTAATGTAGATCGAATCTTCATCATACTGTAGATGAGCAGTCAAATTGCTTGTAGTGCATCCTCCAGCGTCTAGGGGCATTTGGCAAAAACAATCTTGGCTCagtacttctttttttctttttctgacaaACCAACACATCTTGACTGCGTGGTAACAAAAAAAGTCCACACAGTAATTAAATAGAGATGCACATCAACTGGAAGATCCAGAATGAatttaaacaattattttaactattaaaaaaaaacaggcgtTGGAAATTGCGCAGCTTTATGTAAAACGACTGACAAAGTCAAGCGTGTCATCCCAGGTCACTTTACATCTCGATTAAACAGAGGGTCAATTTGCCAGGTGAGTCTCTGCCCtgacatttcatttattatcattttttttatctgaaaagagggaagatggagagaaagatgtTTGTGTTCAGACTGAACTGTTTGTATATTCAACATTTGAAGTATATTCTATTTTGTTGTACTCTTGTTTCAAAGTGTATTAAAGTAGATTTtactgaaatataaaaagacatttgaaacCTCACATTTGTTATCgtcatatttttacattaactCACTGCTTGGTGTTTTACTTAATTTGTCCCACTTCAGAATGTGATTCAGTTACTTAAAATAATTCATACAATATTTCAGCTAATGCTCAACCATAGTTCAAGATAAAATAGAAAGGGTGGTCTATATTTGGAGGTTAcgtaaatatttttttgcagtgtatCATCTAATCTTATTGGCAGTAACATCATTTTTTAGAAGtgataacatttattttttgcagtgtatcAGGAGTAGGTAGAGTACAGACTGTTTCTGTGGTTATTTTACACGTTCTGTCATCCAGTTGCAGTTTCATTGATACCGAGACAAGTCAATGCTTTCCCTTGTTGAGACCACGAATGATTACATTATGCACTGAAACAACAGTTTGAAGTAAGTGATAGTCAGTTATACTGCAGCTGAAAAGAAGCTCagacaagaataaaaaataaaatagtgcaAATGTCACAATCccaaaagtttattttttgggACGTTAACTGAACTTTCAAAAAGTTCAAGGCAGTTTTTGAAAAGCTTTAAACAGCTGTGTTCAAACTGCTCACGTTGTATTTTTTCACTCAGAAGAATATCTGTCTCTTACATGGATCAACTATATCTAAAATTGAAGGTTTGTCATTCAGGTCGAAGTCAGGAAGATGATGAGAGCTGGAAAAAGTGATGACATCAACACAAGaacaaaatgtgattaaaaaacaaagttacGAAGGTTAATTTCAACACTCGAATTGTGGTTTGACTTTAAGCCTCGAGTACGAGTATCGAACAGTTTACGATGGCATTAGCGTAACTTGCTGTAGTTTCCAAAGACCATGTCACAACAGCtagtaaatgaaaacaggaacatAAGCAGTACCAGTGTGTGGTGGAGTGATGTTACTGGACTGTAGCATGTGATTACAGGAAATTCTTGGTCAATATCATGCTTGGTATGTGTATGATCTGTCAATATTTCCCGGGATCTAGGCAGGAAggtagttttggttttattcatCGTCCTTGATAAAATAGAGGCGAATGGAAATTTGAAAACTGCATTAGGAAAATCCAACATCAAGGCCTCTTCCCAGAACGTCAGAACCCAGTTCATACCGTGGTTACATTTTTTTAGATGTATATTTTCATTGCTGTGAGCACCATAAACAAAATTACTTCCACCTCCACTCGGTTTGGATTAAAGTcagaaaacagagacagatcACTCAAAacctgcacacaaaaaaagaagcaaaaagcaTCCACATAGCTGCCCCATATACTTGAAGTAAATAAGAACATTggatgtgtgtcagtgtatatgtgtatgtaattTGGCTGGACCAACCCTCAGATTGTCAGACCACCAAGTAATTACCAAACCAAGACGAGCGTAGTCAAAGAGTAAAAATAGTAAATCTACAGAATACTACACCCACAAAAACAGTACAGCAAAAACAGTTTATTCTCAGTCAGTCTGTAGTACATCAGCAGTATGAAGCTCAACATTTACTACACTTTCAATCAATGAcagttttgtattatttttttaatctcactCGTCAGATTCATTGTATTTTCCGTCGGAGTACAGATGAAGGTAGAGGACAGTGATCTGGTGCAGAAAACACACtaacattaaattacattttagggAGGTAGTCTATGTTACTGCAGTGTTTAAATGCAATTTTAGCATCATAAGTCCAGTCGAAATTGGTAACTTCCCACTTCGGTTTTCTCGGCCTCCTGTCTTGTCATTGTTTCCTCGCACGTGGCGTCTCACCGCACGCTTGCTTCTGGAGTGAAGCCAACCATGACTCTTAACAGTGTTGTCCCTTCCCGTCTGCTGGTTCATCGCttccttttcattccttctcctTGAAGCTGAAGTCACAAACCAGGGAGAGATGGTCAGACGGATAGCTAAAGGACGGGAGCCTGTTTGGCCCGATCTGCTCCTCAGTAGGCATGTCCAAAACTGCATCCACTCTCAATGTGTCCTGACTGTACCAGATATAGTCCAGAGTGGCACAGCATTCCCCTGTAGGACGAATCTTCCATGTTGTGTAGTCCGGCTCCGTCAAACCGTTCTTGCTGAGTTTCTTATAGGCTGAGTCCAAACCGAGAGGCGACGTGATGAAACGGCGGTACACCTCCTCAGTTGGGATTGCATTGAAATCGCCACATATCAGCAGAGGAATGTCAGAGCTGGGGGCGTCCACTGGCCTGCCAGTGTGTTTCTGCAACAAGTTCTGGAGCTGACGCAGGAGGTCAGAGCCTTGGGTGCTGCGGAGCCACTCCCAGCCAGAACGAGCCTTCAGGTGGGTCACGGCCACAAACAGGCATCTCCCTGTGTTTCGACATCGCAGCATCATCACCACGGCGACCTGAGACAAAAGAGCAGCATGTCAGAGATGCTGACAAGTAGCTTTTCATATGTCCAAGTGTGGTTTTAATAGGTTCTACCTACCTGATTGGTTGGAATCCTAATGGCAGAGAGACGCATGTTCACGCTATCCACGAGTTCAAAGCGTGACTGATCAAAGAACAGTGCGCAGCCATCGGGGCCGTTG contains:
- the LOC128370701 gene encoding nocturnin-like translates to METMVYSMGGGATRLYSNLNSSSSHPLPPSSLDPHQPTDKKLDPDFCQEQKGSSLCPPDPDELLRQFEEALKDRPSRFHRKFTYPSNGDSASSSPIRVMQWNILAQALGEGLDGFVQCPLEALSWSRRKYLILGEILTYRPHILCLQEVDHYYDTFQPVLAGLGYSSNFCPKPWSPCLDVEGNNGPDGCALFFDQSRFELVDSVNMRLSAIRIPTNQVAVVMMLRCRNTGRCLFVAVTHLKARSGWEWLRSTQGSDLLRQLQNLLQKHTGRPVDAPSSDIPLLICGDFNAIPTEEVYRRFITSPLGLDSAYKKLSKNGLTEPDYTTWKIRPTGECCATLDYIWYSQDTLRVDAVLDMPTEEQIGPNRLPSFSYPSDHLSLVCDFSFKEKE